Sequence from the Ochrobactrum vermis genome:
CATTATGTCCTCGACGGATCCAAGCAGTTCATCACATCGGGCAAGAATGGCAGCGTCGTCATCGTGTTTGCCGTTACCGATCCATCGGCAGGCAAGAAGGGCATTTCGGCTTTCATCGTGCCGACCGACACTCCGGGCTACGAGGTCGTTTCCGTCGAGCACAAGCTCGGTCAGCACTCGTCAGACACGTGTGCTCTTGCCTTTACAAACATGCGCATTCCAGTGGAAAACCGACTGGGCGACGAGGGCCAGGGCTATAAAATCGCGCTCGCCAATCTGGAGGGCGGGCGTATCGGCATTGCGGCACAATCAGTCGGCATGGCGCGCGCGGCATTCGAAGCAGCTTCTGGTTACGCCAAAGAACGCATAACATTCGGCAAGCCGATCATCGAACATCAGGCGGTCGCTTTCAGGCTCGCTGACATGGCGACGAAGATTGAAACGGCCCGTCAGATGGTGCTTCATGCAGCCGCATTACGTGAGGCTGGCAAGCCCTGTCTGACAGAAGCCTCAATGGCCAAACTCGTTGCTTCGGAAATGGCCGAACAGGTCTGCTCGGCTGCAATCCAGATTCATGGCGGCTACGGCTATCTGGCGGATTATCCGGTGGAACGTATTTATCGCGATGTTCGCGTCTGCCAGATCTATGAAGGCACCAGCGATGTGCAGCGTCTCGTTATTGCGCGAGGATTGTAACGGCTAGTCAGGATAGTGTTTGCAAGTCGCTGTGAAAATCGGCCAAAAGATTATGCGCCGTTACAAAAGGTAACGGCGCATAATGTGAGGCCAGATGACTGTTCGCCCGATTGTAAACTATCCGGATAAACGACTGCGCGCTGTAGCGGAGCCAGTCACACTGTTCGACAGTGCTTTGCTGGAGCTGGGCATCGATCTTCTTGATACGATGCGTGCAGCACCCGGCATCGGAATAACGGCGCCGCATATCGGCATATCGAAGCGTTTGGTAGTTTTGGAACTGCCTCCGGAAACAGGCCCAAAATTCTATGTGAACCCGGAGATCGTTTGGATCTCGGACGAGAAAATCCACCATCAGGAAGGCAGCGTCTCAATGCCAGGCGTTGTCGACGACGTCGAACGCCACGCTCGCATTAAAATTCGCTATCAGGATCTGAACGGCAACGAACAAACCGAGGAATCGGAAGGCTTGCTCGCTGTTTGCCATCAGCATGAAATAGACCAGCTTGACGGTATTTTCTGGATTCAGCGCCTTTCGCGATTGCGCCGAGACCGCCTCGTCAAACGCTATGAGAAATCGCAGCGCCGGGCATAACTGCGCTGCGAAATTAGCTTAATAGAGCAGGCGGGCACGAATGGTGCCAGGAATTTCGCGTATGGCCTGTAGTACGGTTTCGCTGGCTTCGCCTACACCATCAGCTTCCATGACAAGATAACCCACTTCGCCGTCGGTCTGCAGAAACTGGCTGGCGATGTTGATGTTATGCGTCGAGAAAACATTGACGAGACTGTTGAGAATACCGGGGCGATTTTCATGCACATGCATGAAACGGGTGCCCGTCGGACGCGGCGGCAACTGCACTTGTGGAAAGTTGACGGCACCCAGCGTGGAGCCGACATCGGAATATTCGACCAGTTTTCTGGTGACTTCCGTACCGATACGTTCCTGTGCTTCTTCTGTTGACCCGCCGATATGTGGCGTAAGAATAACATTCTCCAGCCCCTGAATCGGTGAAACAAATCTGTCGTTATTGGAAGCTGGCTCAACAGGGAACACATCGATAGCAGCGCCTGCGAGATGACCTTCCTGCAATACTTTTGCCAAGGCTTCCAGATCAACGACCGTGCCACGTGCATTGTTGATGAGGAAGGCACCCTTCTTCATCTTGCGCAGTTTTGCTTCAGTAATGAGCTTCGATGTGGACTTGTTGGACGGCACGTGCAGGCTGACGACATCCGAAATCTTGAGCAACTCGTCGAGGCTCGCTGCCGGTTTGACATTGCCATATTGCAGTTTATCGGAAGTGTCGAAGTAACGTACGGTCATGCCGAGGCTCTCGGCAAGATTACCAACCTGCGAACCGATATTACCATAACCGATGATACCAAGCGTCTTGCCACGCACTTCGCGGCTACCGGTTGCCGTCTTATCCCAGCCCCCTGAATGTGCGGAGACCGAACGGGAGAAGATCCGGCGCATCAACATGATGATCTCGCCAATTACCAGTTCGGCAACAGAGCGGGTGTTCGAAAACGGCGCATTGAAAACGGGAATACCGCGCTTGCGTGCGGCTTTCAGTTCAACCTGGTTGGTCCCCACCGAGAAGCAACCGACTGCGATCAAACGGTTTGCGGCAGCAAAAATCTCTTCGGTCAATTGCGTTCGGGAACGAATGCCGACGATATGCGCGGAAGAAATCGCCTCGATCAGATCGGCTTTATCCAGCGCCTTCGGCAAATGCGTGACATTGGTGTAACCGCAGGCTTTGAAGTAATCGACCGCAGTTTGATTGATGCCTTCCAGTAGAAGAACATTGATGCGGTCGCGTGCGAAAGAGAGACGTTCGGTCATTTTGGGGATTTCCAGGCTGTAACAGCGAATAGTCAGTTTACGACATGAATGAACGCACAGCCGTCGTCAACAGGATGAACTGAAAGAATTTAATCTGATTACAAATTCACGAAGAAAGTGAACGGACTGGCGTCTTCTGGAACGCTGGACGAACCGCATCTGACTGACACGGCTAATAACCCAAGCTTATATTTGACTCACCTGCCAACTGGGCCAATGATGTCTTGTGCAATAGTAACCGGAGGGAATGCTCCCTATGAGCGAAACAATTACCCTTGATACACATGAAGCCATTCGGGACTGGGTAGCTGCCCGCAACGGGAATCCAGCATTTATCAGCACGTCCACGGACCCCAATGCAGCGCCAGTCTTGCGAATTGTTTTTGAACCTGAATTCGTTGCCGATGTCGAACGGCCATTGGATGCTGGTGGCCTTGAAGTTGTTGAATGGGAAGACTGGTTTCGCGTCTTCGATCAGGAAAAGCTGGTCATGCTGGTAGCGCATTCGAAGCCAGGGAAACTTGATAATTTCCACCAGATACTCAAAGCCTGACGACTATCCGGGAACGGCTGCAACCGTGTCTTTTCGAACCGGCAGCAGAAGATTGGAAATCTACACTGATAATAAATGGCCATCAGACGGACCGACTTTGAGGCAGTCCGTCTGATTGATTTTTTAGTTCTTCAGTTTCTTGGCAACGATTTCTGCGACCAGCGCCAGCGAAATGGCACCCGCGTCCGGATGACCGATGCTCTTTTCGGCCAGTGGCCTTGCGCGACCGAGTTTCGGAGCAAGCGGCGCCGTTGCTTCAGCAGCTGACTTGGCTGCGTCTGCAGCTTCACTCCATGCGTCGACCAGCGGTTTTCCAGATACAAATGCGCTTTCGAGCGTTTCAACGAAAGGTACAAACGCATCCACCAGCGTCTTGTCACCGGGTTTCGCACGACCAAGGGTCATCACTGCATCAAGCGCGCGCCTACCACCACGCACGACCGCACCATCGTCGACAGCGCCATCATCGGAAAGCTCTGCGCTCCATGAACGCAACAGAAGTCCCCATAGTGCTCCGGATGTCCCTCCAGCACGATCTGCCCAGGCATCGCCCGCAACAGCCAGCACGCTTGCTGTCCCGGCTCCGGCCTCGACGGCTTGGTCGGCTGCCCCCTTCGCTGCTGCAGAGCCACGCCGCATGCCCTGCCCGTGATCCCCGTCGCCCGCAAAGGCATCGATGCGGCCGAGTTCTTCCTCGGCTTCGACCAGCGCGTCAGCAACAGCGTGCAGAATGCCTTGAATACAGGCACCACCCGCGCGCCCAGCCTCATCCGCCTGAGCAAAATCGGGTGCGGCATCCTCATCCGTGACAACCTCAGTCGCAGGCTCGGCGGCAATGGCTTCCCCTCGACGCAGAACCGGCGTATCACAAGCAGCCGTCCAGTAGCGCTCGAGTTCGTCGTCAAGCCACAGAAGGGTCAGCGAACAGCCCTGCATGTCGAGGCTCGTAACAAACTCACCTGCCTCTGGCGCAACCACATCGAGACCGGATTTTTCCAGAAGTGATGCAACAGCCGTCCAGAGGACGAACAATTCCTCGTATTTCGTCGCACCTAGACCGTTCAGGATAACGCCAACCCTCTGCATTCCCTTTGGACGTTCTGCCAGAAGCTTTTCCACCAGCAGGCTTGCCAAACCGGAAGCAGGCAGGATTGCTTCTTCCTTGATCCCCGGTTCGCCGTGGATACCTAGGCCGAGAGCCATCTGGCCTTCCGGGACGGTAAAGAGCGGATGCGGCGCACCCGGCAGCGTGCAGCCTTTGAAGGCAACCCCGAAGGACACAGTGTTTGCATTGGCGTGACGTGACAGCCGTTCAACTTCGTCCAGTGACAGACCGGCTTCGGCAGCCGCGCCCGCAATCTTGAACACAACCAGATCGCCCGCAATTCCGCGCCGCTTCTCATGCATATCCGCCGAAGCACTGGCTACGTCGTCGGTTACGGGTACTATGCGGACGTCGATGCCCTCGGCGCGCAGGCGTTCGGCGGCCACACCAAAATTGAGGACGTCCCCGGCATAATTGCCAAAGCCCAGCAGGATACCGCCACCCTTGTGCGCCTGTCGGCAGACACGTGCCACCGCTGCCGTGGAAGGCGAAGCAAATACGTCACCGGCAACGGCTGCATCCGCAAGGCCCGGCCCTACATATCCGGCAAATGCCGGGTAGTGACCAGAGCCGCCTCCGACGACCACAGCAACCTTGCCTTGAGGCACCATGGAGGAACGAACAACTCCGCCGCGCACGTGGCGCACATAACGGTTATAGATACTGGCAAACCCTGCAAGAGCGGTGGAGGCAAACTCCTCCGGCGCATCGAAAATCGTCGTCATTGAAACAGTCCTTGGTCTGGGTCATTAGCCGCGTGGCAGGATGCGGCGCAGATAGTCACGATTTGTAGCCGAAACGGAAAGCCCGTCGCCACCATAATGTTCGCATAGAAATGGGCTAGCGAAACCGTGATCCAGCGCCATACGGATAGCTGCACGATAATTGATAATCCCGCTTTCAAGCGGAGCTGGATGCGTGATTATCACACCGGAGGCCGGGTCTTCTGTACGGGTGTAGTTCTTGACGTGCCAGAATTTTGCGTAAGGTGCCACCTTCTCCATCATCTTCTGCCAGTGCTCGACCGGACGGTGCAGACGAATGAGATTACCCAGATCAGCGTTGATACCAACATTGTCGAGCGCCACCTCCTCCACAAAACGGACAGAACTGTCCGCAGTGCCAAGATAAGTGTCCTCATACATTTCAAGCGACAGCTCTATACCGAGCTCTTCCGCATGGCGACCGAGTTCACGAATTCGTTCAACAGCCTTGTTCCAGACAGCCGGATCGTCCGGGTTCTTCGCCCCATCGACTGTCCAGAACCAAAGCGCCTGTTTCTGTGCATCCGTCAGAGGTTCAAAAAGCCCGAAGGAAACGCAGCTTGCACCTATCTCCTTTGCTGCGTCGATAACCCTGTGCCCGTAGGCCAGATATTCGTCGCCACTTTGCGCGTCGATCACGCTGCGGCGCGAGGTTGAAATTGCAGGAATCGTAAAGCCGAGAGACTTGACCACCGCCATGAATTCACCGCGACGAGCGAGTGACAAATCAGCCAGCCGCAACCAGCTGTCAGTCGGGTCAAGCTCTGTAAAGCCTGCATCCGCGACATCAGCCAGGGTGCACGCCCAATCCTCAGCTGACTGTTCCTGTACCGAGCTGCCATTCGGCAGGATATTTGGATACTGGATCATCGCTGCTGCAATAGGCCAGGTTTCGCGCGTCCATTTGGAAGTCGTCTCTTTCAACTTGCGTTCCAGTTCTTTTGCTTGATCCGTCGACATCAGGCGACCTTGCCATTGCCGGAGGAGATTTCGGGCTTCCGACTACGCAGCTTGCCAATGACCCAGAAGATAGCGGGTGAAGCAAGCAGGAAGACCCCGAGTGTCATCAGCGAAGCAACCAGACCATTCGACCAGAATATCGAAAGCTCACCGCCGGACATCATCATCGACTGACGGAATGCATCCTCTGCCTTGTCTCCGAGAACCATGGCGAGAACCAACGGCGCCAGCGGATAATCGAGTTTCTTGAAGATATAGCCAAGCACGCCGAATGCGATCACCAGCCAAACGTCGACTATCGAATTGGCGACCTGATAAGCGCCGGAAAAAATAACCGCTACAATGATCGGCCCGATAATCGAGAACGGCACGCGCAGGATCGACGCGTAAAGCGGCACGGTTGCAATCACCAGAATGACGGCGACGATGTTGCCAAGATACATGGAGGCAATCAGGCCCCAGACAAAATCCGGACGATCCGTGAACAATGTCGGGCCGGGGGTGAGGCCCCAGATCATCAGCCCACCCATCATTACGGCAGCTGTTGCCGAACCTGGTACACCAAGTGCAAGCATGGGCAGCAGCGCGGATGTACCGGCAGAGTGGTCGGCAGTTTCCGGCGCCACGATACCGCGCGGGTCGCCCTTGCCGAATTTCGATTTGTCGCGGGCAGAGCGACGAGCCACGCCATAACTCATAAAGGATGCAGCAGTTGGGCCGGCCGGCGTTATCCCCATCCAGATCCCGATAAGTGTAGAACGGGCGAGTGTGAACCAGTAGCGCGGCATTTCCAGAAGCGTGCGACCAATTTCACCGAGACGCACACGTGCCTTGATACCGTCGAACCGAAGCCCCTCCTCCGTCGTCAACAGCAATTCGCCGATCCCGAACAGGCCCATCACTGCGATCAGAAAGGAGATCCCCTTGATGAGTTCAGGTATGTCGAACGTCAAACGCAGATTGCCGGAGATCGTATCCATACCGACCGAAGCAAAGGCAAAACCGATCATCATCGAAACGAGAGTCTTGAAGGGTGATTGAGCCCCCATGGATATGAAGCTGGCGAAGGCCAGAAAATAAACGGCGAAGTATTCAGGTGACGAAAACCGCAGGGCGAAATTGGCGACCCAGCTCGAAAGCAAGGTAATCATCACCACACCGGCCAATGCGCCGATGCCAGCCGAAACGAATGCGAGCGTCAATGCACGGCTCGCATGTCCAGCCTTCGCCATTGGATATCCATCGAAGGTGGTGGCAACGGATGAAGGCTCACCCGGAATATTGAACAGAATGGACGTCGTTGATCCGCCGAACAGCGCGCCCCAATACATGCAGGACAGCAAAATAATTGCGGAGATGGGGTCCATCGTAAACGTCAGTGGCAAAAGCAGGGACACGCCGTTTGGCGCTCCCAATCCAGGCAGGACACCAACCAGAATTCCAAGCGTCACACCCAGCATCATCAGCAGAACGTGATTGAAGCTGAGTATGTGGGCGAAGCCATCCATCAGGAGACTGAAGTTTTCCATGTCTTTCCTCCAAAGACATCGGACCTTCCGGTATCAATAGATCCCGAAGAAAGCCTCGACCGGACCTTTAAGGAGCGGAACCTTGAAGCCGATTTCAAAAATGACGAAAAAGAAGAGGGAAACGGCAATACCGGCTGGCAGGGAAGCCCACCACTTATAGCGTCCCTGAAACATCATCGCTCCTGCGATGTAGAGTGCAGTGCCGACATAAAGTCCCAGAACCGTCGATATGGCAGCGAAGCCGACCAGCGGCAAGGCGAAGCCAAGAACCGGTTTCAGCCGGGAGACCTCGACGAAAACTTCACCGCTACCGCGATGTTTTACAAATGCCGCAACGAAATTGAAGGCACTTCCGAACATAATCAGCAGCCCGATGTAGAACGGGAAATAGCCGGCATCGGGGCCCATTTCCGTCCAACCCGTGCCAGCCTGTTGCGAGCCGTAACAAACCGCAGCCCCCAGCGCGCCCGTAAGGAGAGCAACGCCCGCCTCGACGATGAAGCGGGAAACGCCGCCTTCACCTTTCTCACTCATGGGATGAGCTCCTTCGATGAATGGTGCAGACGCCATCGGCGTCCGCACAAATACACAAAACGTCAGTTGGCAAGCCAGCCTTCACGCTTCAGCACAGCCGTTACCGCTGTTTCATCGTTCTTGATAAAGGAAGAAAGATCAGTACCGCTCATATAGGCGGCGGATTGCGAACTATCGGCGAGATACTTCGCCCATTCCGGCGTCTCGGCAACCTTCTTGAGTATGCCTGCATAGTAGTCGACGACTTCCTGATCGACCCCTGCCGGAAGCCATACCGTGCGCGGCATGGAGTAATTTTCGATAGCGATGCCTGCTTCCTTGCAGGTTGGAATGTCACTCCACCCCATATCGCCGACAATCTTACCTTCGCCCTTGAGCTTCTGGCCCTTGAAGACGCATAGTGGTTTCACCATACCTGCCTGCCATTGACCGAGATTCTCACTCGGATTGTTGACATTAGCCGCGATATGCTCGCCCGCGAGCTGGACGGCAGCTTCACCACCGCTCTTGAACGGGATATAGCCGAGCGTCGAACCTGTGGCATCATTGATCATCGATGTCAGAATCTGGTCAACGTCCTTGGACTGACTGCCGCCAACCTTCATGCTCGCGTCGTCCTTGGCCTTGGCGACAAACTCGGCAGCGGTCTTGAAGTCGGATTTTCCGTTGACCCAAAGAATGAATTCGTCCGAGGCAAGCGCCGAAACGGGAACCAAGTCTGCCGATTTGTAGGGAACCTTGGCACGAACTGGCAAAAGATAAGCGTTGTTGGTCCCGAAAGCGAGCTTGTAGGGATCGCCCTCGTAGCCAGCAGTATAGACAAAGCCTTCTGCCCCGCCTGCACTTCCCTTATTTGTAACGACGATCGGGGCACTCATCAGGTCATACTTGCCGATGATGGACTGAATCGTGCGTGCGAATATATCCGTGCCGCCTCCCGGCCCGGCGGTTACGACGAATTCCACAGGCCGCGTTGGTTCGAATGCCTGCGCAGACGATGCTATGACTGCCACTCCTGCCGCGAGGCAAGCAATGTGCAAAGACTTCTTCATGGTCTATCCTCCCAGTTAAGCGGCACAGGCCTCCCCCCATGCCGATAGTGTTAAAATGTCGAAAATCAGGCCGCGTCTGAAAGTGCCGCTGCTCTTTTCGCCATTCGTGCCGCAAGCAGGATCGCTTCGCGCGTGGCTCCCACGTCGGCGACACCCTTCCCGGCAATATCATAGGCTGTTCCGTGGGCAGGCGTGCAAAGTGGGAACGGCAATCCACCCATCATCGTTACCCCTTTGTCGAAGCCCATCAGCTTCATCGCGATCTGACCTTGATCGTGATACATGGTCAGTACTGCCTGAAAGCCATCCTTCAGAGCACGCAAGAACACCGTATCAGCCGGGAACGGCCCATCCACATCGAACCCTTTAGCCTTGGCTGCCTTAACGGCAGGTTCGATGATGTCGATTTCTTCCGTGCCGAAACTGCCGCCATCGCCGGCATGTGGATTGAGCCCGGCCACAGCAATCTTCGGGTTGTCGTATCCCGCCTTCTTCAGGCATGCCCAGGCCAGCTCCAGCTCGGCAAGGATTCCTTCAACAGTCAGAGTCGAGGCCACATCCTTGAGCGGAATATGCGACGTCACACGCGCATTCCAGACTTTCTCCAGAACGTTAAACTCACGCACCTTGCCAGTGAAATTCAGCACATCAGCAACAAAGCGGATTTCATCGTCGTAACCAGGATAGGCAAACCGCATGGCTTGTTTGTTAAACGGAGTAAAACAAACAGCCTGTGCGTGACCTGCAGCGGCAAATTTCAGCGCTGTGCGGAAGTTTTGGGTCGCAAACGTCCCGCCCACCAGCGTAGCTTCACCGCGCACAACGTCCTTCGGGTCGAGATTCTTCAAGTCAACGAAGACATGCTTGCCGACCGGCAAACTCGGCGCCTTTTCGAGGCTGGCGTCCTGCAGATCAAGCTCGACACCTGCGATGCGCGCGCCCTGATCCAGAATGCGGCGATCGCCAAAGACGATAAGATGCGCCTCTTCTCTGACCTCCGGCAAACCGAGAAGACGCGCCGTCAGCTCCGGACTGACACCGGCCGGATCCCCCATTGCAAGCGCAATCACGCTCGGTTCAGCGCCAGTAACGGTCATTAGCATCCTCCTCGTCTGCATTCTGTATGCAGCATGCATATGCCAGTCTTTTGACTCGTGCAAGCATTTTGTATTCTGTATGCAGCATTTTATATTGACGACTGAGAGCAGGCCAGCCATCTTCGCCAAAGTTGGTGAGATGAGGATTCGAACCCACTCTTTGAGAAAAAGGTCGATGGACGAAATTCAGAAAACCGGGCAAGCCGACAACGGCTCACAAGCGTTCCGCCGCACGGCCTTGCACGACATGCTGGTCAACCATCTGCGCGACATGATTATTGAAGGGCAGCTGGAACCTGGCACGCGCCTGCATGAAGGCCAGCTCGGAGAACAACTCGGCGTGTCCCGGACACCGCTGCGTGAGGCGATCAAGTATCTGGCCAGCGAAGGTCTGGTCGAGCTTGTTCCAAGCCGCGGCGCGGTTGTCAAACGTTTCAGCGCCGCCGACGTGAAAGACATGCTCACCGTCCTGCGCACGCTGGAGGAGCTTGCTGGAAAGCTCGCCTGCGAGCTGGCGACCGACAAGGAGATCGCTGAGGTGCGTGCGCTGCACGACGAAATGATCGAACGCTATAATCATGCTGACCGCCTCCAGTATTATAAGCTCAATCAGCAGATTCATCTGGCCATTGTCCGCCTTGCAAAAAACCCCACGCTGGCTGACATTCACCAGATGCTGCAGACACGATTGAAACGTATCCGTTTCGTCGGCCACGAAGGTGCGGAGAAATGGGCGGCAGCTGTATCCGAGCATGAAGAAATGATTCTGGCCTTGGAAGCTCGCGATGCAACGCGGCTTTCCGAGGTACTGGGGCGCCATTTGACGAAGGCCTGGGAGCGCGTACGCGACTCGATGTAGAGACTGTCTGCCGGATAATTTTGTCTGCAACAGCTTTAAGCAGATTACTGTTTGATCGAAAACACCGAATGAGGTCTACCTCAATCGAGCCGGATCGCGTTATACATCGAGATGGGATCACTTTTGCTTATCTGATGCAGCGGTACAGACTATGGAACTGAAATGGCTTGAAGATTTCATCAGTCTCGCTGAACACAGGAGCTATTCCCGCGCTGCGGGAGACCGCTACATTACGCAATCTGCTCTCAGCAAACGCATCAAACAGCTTGAGGATTGGGTTGGCCTGCCCTTGGTCGACCGTTCGTCAAACCCCATAGGCCTGACAAAGGCCGGAGAATGCTTCCTTCCCCGAGCACAGGATGCTCTCGAAATGCTGCTCGGTGCTCGCAAGAGCGTTAGCGATGGCTATAGTGCCACCTGGGAAATTATTTCTTTTGCAACCCTCAACACACTATCGCTTACATTCTTCCCGCATTGGATGGCGCAGATCGAAGCGTCCGGCGCTTCTTTTCGCGCACGTTTTGCCGATCCTCACTCATCGTTCGTCGGTAATATTTCGACGCTCGTCAGCGGGCATTGCGACTTCTTCCTGACCTATGCGCATCCTGCCGTTCCCCAGATGGATGATCTTGGCAACTACCCCTTTCTGGCATTGGGGACAGAGAGGGTCATTCCAGTATCCGCTCCTACGCCAAATGGGAACGCCCTGCACAGCCTCAAGGATAAATCGCTGCCGACGGCCTTCCTCAGTTATCGCGGTAATTCGTTCTTTTCTCTTGCCCTGCCTTGGTTGTTCGAAAAACATGGCTTTCAGTTAAGCACAGTTTACGAAAACGGAATGTCGGTGGCACTCAAGGCAATGGCGGTCTCCGGACACGGCGTGGCATGGATACCCGAAAGCCTCGTCGACGATGAAATGAAGCGCGGAGTGCTTGTCCGTGCTGGCGAACCGGACACTGATCTGTTGATTGAAATCCGCGTTTACCGAACACCCCAATTCAGGAACAAACAGGCTGAGCTCTTCTGGCGTCGTGCCTCACAACTGGTTTCCCAGAAAAACGGACACAACGCCGGAAACCTCACTCAAGAACCGAGTTAGAACAGGTCACGACCGAGGGAAAAGTCCAACAATTGCATTCAGATTGGCTGCACCATCAAGGTCGTACAAATCCGAATAGATCTGATCTGTCTTCGGAACCGCCGAACAACAATCAAGAAATTTTCGCGTCCGATCACCTGCACCAAAAGGCTGTTGCAGGGTACCGACCGCGAAGCTGCGCGATGCGCGCAACACTCGTCCGTCCTTCAGTGTAACAGTGGCAACATGGGGCAGCTTTTCCGCAGACGCCCGTTCTTCCTCTAGCGAATAGCTGCGCATATTAACGACACCAAGCAGCGGATCATCCTTGAAGGCAGTAACAGTCTGCGGCGTGAAATCCGCAAGTGCGAGATATCCCTGCCGCAGGGTGCGTGCTACGCAATACTGCATGGAGAAGCGGGCCTGCATCTGGTCCGTCGGTTGCGTATAGGCAAGATTCCGGTAATTCGCGATCCCGACCAATGTGTCTATCGCGACCACATCTTCGGCAGCGAACCCGTGTTCTGCCTGAAGATCAAGCAATCCATCGATGATCATATGCGTGGAACCACAGCAGGGATGTCGTTTGGGCATGACACCTGCCGTTTCGATCACATGCGGTCTGTCGGCAAGAATATCTTCTATGTTCCAGCCAAGGCGCGGGTCACCCGCAAACAGTTCGCGAATACCCTGTTCACCTTCCAGAATATCGTGTCGTGCCTTCATTCCGACTTTTGCAAGCAAGGCGGCTTCTACCGCATTGCGCGCCGCCATGCCTGCATGAAACGGCTTGATCAGCGTGCCGAACTGGCCCTTGGTGCCGGATGCAGAACTGGCAGCGATCGTGATGGCCTGAGCCGTCGCCAAAATGTCGAGACCAAGCATATGGGCCGTGGCGACAGCCGTGCCGATACTGCCCACCGTGGAGGTTCCAT
This genomic interval carries:
- a CDS encoding Bug family tripartite tricarboxylate transporter substrate binding protein, which encodes MKKSLHIACLAAGVAVIASSAQAFEPTRPVEFVVTAGPGGGTDIFARTIQSIIGKYDLMSAPIVVTNKGSAGGAEGFVYTAGYEGDPYKLAFGTNNAYLLPVRAKVPYKSADLVPVSALASDEFILWVNGKSDFKTAAEFVAKAKDDASMKVGGSQSKDVDQILTSMINDATGSTLGYIPFKSGGEAAVQLAGEHIAANVNNPSENLGQWQAGMVKPLCVFKGQKLKGEGKIVGDMGWSDIPTCKEAGIAIENYSMPRTVWLPAGVDQEVVDYYAGILKKVAETPEWAKYLADSSQSAAYMSGTDLSSFIKNDETAVTAVLKREGWLAN
- a CDS encoding 4-hydroxythreonine-4-phosphate dehydrogenase PdxA; amino-acid sequence: MTVTGAEPSVIALAMGDPAGVSPELTARLLGLPEVREEAHLIVFGDRRILDQGARIAGVELDLQDASLEKAPSLPVGKHVFVDLKNLDPKDVVRGEATLVGGTFATQNFRTALKFAAAGHAQAVCFTPFNKQAMRFAYPGYDDEIRFVADVLNFTGKVREFNVLEKVWNARVTSHIPLKDVASTLTVEGILAELELAWACLKKAGYDNPKIAVAGLNPHAGDGGSFGTEEIDIIEPAVKAAKAKGFDVDGPFPADTVFLRALKDGFQAVLTMYHDQGQIAMKLMGFDKGVTMMGGLPFPLCTPAHGTAYDIAGKGVADVGATREAILLAARMAKRAAALSDAA
- a CDS encoding GntR family transcriptional regulator; this translates as MDEIQKTGQADNGSQAFRRTALHDMLVNHLRDMIIEGQLEPGTRLHEGQLGEQLGVSRTPLREAIKYLASEGLVELVPSRGAVVKRFSAADVKDMLTVLRTLEELAGKLACELATDKEIAEVRALHDEMIERYNHADRLQYYKLNQQIHLAIVRLAKNPTLADIHQMLQTRLKRIRFVGHEGAEKWAAAVSEHEEMILALEARDATRLSEVLGRHLTKAWERVRDSM
- a CDS encoding LysR family transcriptional regulator translates to MELKWLEDFISLAEHRSYSRAAGDRYITQSALSKRIKQLEDWVGLPLVDRSSNPIGLTKAGECFLPRAQDALEMLLGARKSVSDGYSATWEIISFATLNTLSLTFFPHWMAQIEASGASFRARFADPHSSFVGNISTLVSGHCDFFLTYAHPAVPQMDDLGNYPFLALGTERVIPVSAPTPNGNALHSLKDKSLPTAFLSYRGNSFFSLALPWLFEKHGFQLSTVYENGMSVALKAMAVSGHGVAWIPESLVDDEMKRGVLVRAGEPDTDLLIEIRVYRTPQFRNKQAELFWRRASQLVSQKNGHNAGNLTQEPS
- a CDS encoding MmgE/PrpD family protein; protein product: MTVATAIALACLKPVLSENARELARDAILDTLACMVAGSEDDSTQSVAAAFAEFNTGGSALLITGGAGSPMLAALVNGTAAHALDFDDNFLPGMSHASAVIVPAITALADLDKTAGAYLVDAYLAGLQAQALVGEGLGQAHYTAGWHGTSTVGSIGTAVATAHMLGLDILATAQAITIAASSASGTKGQFGTLIKPFHAGMAARNAVEAALLAKVGMKARHDILEGEQGIRELFAGDPRLGWNIEDILADRPHVIETAGVMPKRHPCCGSTHMIIDGLLDLQAEHGFAAEDVVAIDTLVGIANYRNLAYTQPTDQMQARFSMQYCVARTLRQGYLALADFTPQTVTAFKDDPLLGVVNMRSYSLEEERASAEKLPHVATVTLKDGRVLRASRSFAVGTLQQPFGAGDRTRKFLDCCSAVPKTDQIYSDLYDLDGAANLNAIVGLFPRS